A genomic region of Saccopteryx bilineata isolate mSacBil1 chromosome 1, mSacBil1_pri_phased_curated, whole genome shotgun sequence contains the following coding sequences:
- the ARHGDIB gene encoding rho GDP-dissociation inhibitor 2 produces the protein MTEKAPEPHLEEEEDELDGKLNYKPPPQKSLQELQEMDKDDESLIKYKKTLLGDGPVVADPTAPNVVVTRLTLVCESAPGPITMDLTGDLEALKKETFVLKEGVEYRVKIHFKVNRDIVSGLKYVQHTYRTGVKVDKATFMVGSYGPRPEEYEFLTPTEEAPKGMLARGTYHNKSFFTDDDKHDHLTWEWNLSIKKEWTE, from the exons ATGACTGAAAAGGCTCCAGAACCacacctggaggaggaggaggatgagctGGATGGGAAGCTCAATTataagcctccacctcagaagtCCTTACAAGAGCTGCAGGAGATGGACAAAGATGATGAAAGTCTAATTAAGTACAAGAAGACGCTCCTGGGGGATGGTCCTGTGgtagcag ACCCAACAGCCCCCAATGTCGTTGTCACCCGCCTTACTCTGGTTTGTGAGAGTGCCCCAGGACCAATCACCATGGACCTCACTG GGGATCTCGAAGCCCTCAAAAAGGAAACTTTTGTGCTAAAAGAAGGTGTTGAATATAGAGTCAAAATTCACTTCAAA GTGAACAGAGATATTGTGTCAGGCCTGAAATATGTTCAGCACACCTACCGGACTGGCGTGAAAG TGGATAAAGCCACGTTTATGGTTGGCAGCTACGGGCCTCGACCAGAAGAGTATGAGTTCCTGACTCCAACTGAGGAGGCTCCCAAAGGCATGCTGGCCCGAGGCACCTACCACAACAAGTCCTTCTTCACTGATGATGATAAGCATGACCACCTCACCTGGGAGTGGAACCTGTCCATTAAGAAGGAGTGGACAGAATGA